A genomic segment from Gracilimonas sediminicola encodes:
- a CDS encoding FtsX-like permease family protein: MKNSGFIARRYLFSRKHISLISTLTFISITGITIGTALLIVVLSVFNGFFDVIKNFLLSYDPDVRIEASGAATFAQNQEMMEQIKALPEVRVLSPYVEGKALLALEGVQNEVVDVKGVERDLFFQLVDIEESITTGVFDISVRDRTPGIIVHEELKNRLRLNIGEDIALLSAAGMKNALTQITVPQTYRFDLRGAYFLQQVAGGPKVFVDIEAAKRLFRARNEITGIDIKLHSNEKAEGVKKELQAMLGDDFEISTWYDLQKPLYDVMYLEKWGSFVILILIVIVAVLNIIGSLTMIVIQKQRDIGILMSMGYSKAGIKSIFRKQGLYIGLIGCGIGGALGLLLSWLQMNYGLVKLSSAFIIDAYPVQVSPLDVIIILVASLLLCILASWYPAHRASQVQPADAVRYE, encoded by the coding sequence ATGAAGAATTCCGGATTTATTGCTCGGCGGTACCTGTTTTCCCGAAAACATATTTCGCTGATTTCCACCCTTACCTTTATCAGTATCACCGGTATTACCATTGGCACGGCTCTTTTAATTGTGGTTTTGTCGGTTTTCAACGGGTTTTTTGATGTGATAAAAAACTTCCTGCTCTCCTACGATCCGGATGTAAGAATAGAAGCTTCAGGGGCAGCTACCTTCGCACAAAATCAGGAAATGATGGAGCAAATAAAGGCACTTCCTGAGGTGCGGGTACTCTCTCCATATGTTGAAGGAAAGGCGCTGTTGGCTTTGGAAGGGGTTCAAAACGAAGTGGTGGATGTGAAAGGTGTGGAGCGGGATCTTTTCTTTCAGCTGGTGGATATAGAAGAAAGCATTACCACCGGTGTTTTTGATATTTCTGTTCGGGATCGCACGCCGGGTATTATCGTGCATGAAGAACTAAAAAACCGGCTGAGGCTGAATATCGGGGAAGATATTGCCCTGCTGAGTGCCGCCGGGATGAAGAATGCACTCACGCAAATCACGGTTCCGCAAACCTATCGCTTTGACCTTCGCGGGGCGTATTTTTTACAGCAAGTAGCGGGCGGACCAAAAGTGTTTGTAGATATTGAAGCAGCAAAGCGATTGTTCCGTGCCCGTAACGAGATTACCGGCATCGATATTAAACTTCACAGCAATGAGAAAGCTGAGGGTGTTAAGAAAGAACTACAAGCTATGCTGGGGGATGATTTTGAGATTTCAACCTGGTACGATCTTCAAAAACCGCTGTACGATGTAATGTACCTGGAGAAGTGGGGCTCCTTTGTAATCTTAATTCTTATTGTGATTGTGGCCGTGCTGAACATCATCGGCTCCCTTACCATGATTGTGATTCAAAAGCAGCGGGATATCGGCATCCTTATGTCGATGGGATACAGCAAAGCAGGCATCAAATCAATTTTCAGAAAACAGGGATTATACATCGGACTAATTGGCTGCGGAATTGGCGGGGCGCTGGGCTTACTGCTGAGCTGGCTGCAAATGAATTATGGATTGGTGAAGCTTTCCTCTGCATTTATCATTGATGCTTATCCCGTGCAGGTCAGTCCTTTGGATGTGATTATTATTTTAGTTGCCAGTTTATTGCTGTGCATTTTGGCGAGCTGGTATCCGGCGCACCGGGCGTCGCAGGTTCAGCCCGCGGATGCGGTTAGGTATGAGTAG
- a CDS encoding UDP-N-acetylmuramoyl-tripeptide--D-alanyl-D-alanine ligase, with protein MNWYYTLLDAGAVLFCLIFLRYTWYRMRFFLHTYQQVGYKNNEFWQWMKSHWDEKVIPANIAVLNVFIFIFIWFDGWFLDTFTYSSLAVFFFVVSYFWFGSVSNYKPEKVKKPLVFTPRVIRLMIPYVLFCSFFPVLFTYLGFTGMLPFLDVQLPNYFSGLQRFDLTILVFGWAFGAMIVPFFLFVAGLITKPIEHFIQNGFKKQARRKLASMPDLKVIAITGSYGKTSTKFMIRDLLKERFNVCSTPGSYNTPMGICKVINNDLQSHHQILILEMGARYEGNIQELCDIAKPDISVVTNVGVAHLETFGSQDVIAREKGTLVDNLVAGDTAILNADDPRVSKMGAGRAEITRILAGLNSGEIHGSNILYDTSGMEFDVEIEGETERFQTQLLGAHNVQNLLLAVGVAHHFGLRLKTMALAAAKIEPVEHRLELKKQGDLYVIDDAFNSNPVGAKNAVEILSQFNSGQRIIITPGMVELGEIEEEENRKFGETIGKANLDLVVLVGEERAKPILEGIKSFDSTAMNVRLVNTLFEANELVQKHARAGDIILYENDLPDVYNE; from the coding sequence TTGAACTGGTACTATACACTTCTTGATGCCGGCGCTGTTCTGTTCTGCCTCATTTTTTTGCGATATACCTGGTATAGGATGCGCTTTTTCCTGCACACCTATCAGCAGGTGGGATATAAAAACAACGAGTTCTGGCAGTGGATGAAAAGTCATTGGGACGAAAAAGTGATCCCGGCAAACATCGCCGTTCTTAATGTATTCATCTTTATTTTTATCTGGTTTGATGGATGGTTTCTTGACACGTTCACTTACTCTTCGCTGGCTGTTTTCTTTTTTGTGGTCAGCTATTTTTGGTTTGGGTCGGTTTCTAACTACAAGCCTGAAAAGGTGAAGAAGCCGCTGGTGTTTACCCCAAGGGTTATCCGGCTGATGATTCCATACGTGCTTTTTTGCAGCTTCTTCCCGGTTCTTTTTACCTACCTGGGTTTTACCGGAATGCTTCCTTTTCTGGATGTGCAGCTACCCAATTATTTTTCCGGGCTTCAGCGTTTTGACCTGACCATCCTTGTATTCGGCTGGGCTTTTGGCGCTATGATCGTTCCCTTTTTCCTTTTCGTGGCCGGACTGATTACCAAACCCATTGAGCATTTTATTCAAAACGGCTTCAAAAAACAGGCCCGCCGCAAACTGGCTTCCATGCCCGATCTAAAAGTGATTGCCATCACCGGCAGCTACGGCAAAACCAGCACCAAGTTCATGATTCGGGATTTACTGAAAGAGCGCTTCAACGTCTGCTCAACACCCGGCAGCTACAACACCCCGATGGGAATTTGCAAAGTCATTAATAACGACCTTCAATCGCATCACCAGATACTTATCCTTGAAATGGGAGCCCGGTACGAAGGAAATATTCAGGAGTTGTGTGATATTGCCAAGCCAGATATTTCTGTTGTTACCAATGTTGGAGTTGCGCATTTAGAAACTTTTGGCTCGCAGGATGTTATTGCCCGCGAAAAAGGAACTCTGGTTGATAACCTGGTTGCGGGAGATACTGCCATCCTGAATGCGGACGATCCCCGGGTTTCCAAAATGGGGGCCGGGCGGGCTGAAATCACTCGTATTTTAGCCGGATTGAACAGCGGTGAAATTCACGGCTCCAACATTTTGTACGACACCTCCGGAATGGAATTTGATGTTGAGATAGAGGGTGAAACCGAGCGCTTTCAAACCCAACTGCTGGGCGCCCACAATGTTCAAAACTTATTACTGGCTGTAGGGGTGGCGCATCACTTTGGCTTGCGCCTGAAAACCATGGCTCTTGCTGCGGCAAAGATTGAACCCGTAGAGCATCGCCTTGAGCTCAAAAAACAGGGCGACCTTTATGTCATTGATGATGCTTTTAATTCAAATCCGGTTGGGGCAAAAAATGCGGTGGAAATCCTGAGTCAGTTTAATTCCGGCCAGCGCATTATCATCACTCCGGGAATGGTGGAGCTGGGTGAGATTGAAGAAGAGGAAAACAGGAAATTCGGCGAAACCATTGGCAAGGCTAACCTGGATTTGGTTGTTTTGGTGGGGGAAGAGAGAGCCAAACCCATTCTGGAAGGCATCAAAAGCTTTGACAGCACCGCGATGAATGTCCGCTTAGTGAACACCCTGTTTGAGGCGAACGAACTTGTCCAAAAACATGCCCGCGCCGGAGATATCATCCTCTACGAAAACGACCTCCCTGATGTGTATAATGAGTAG
- a CDS encoding sugar nucleotidyltransferase yields MKLIIPMAGRGTRVRPHSHTVPKPLLPVAGTMIIERIIETFNRTLDRDITEIVFILGPDFGENIKQPLREMSARHKAKPIFEVQAEALGTAHAVACASDHLDGEVIIAFADTIFDSEEPFELGDADSVIWLKKVEDPSRFGVAVYEGDTITGFVEKPKEFISDLAIIGVYYFKSGKALKEKIDKVIGDDMRGPGGEYFLTAALDMMIKEGKVFKTATVDEWLDCGTLPAWLETTGIITEKEFDGVDESKYPGSTIIPPVFIGEDVQIENSTVGPRVSIEANTVIKNSKIENTIIRDHATLEDVETEGSTIGAHTHLKNVKGKVDVGDHSALDME; encoded by the coding sequence ATGAAATTAATTATCCCAATGGCCGGACGTGGAACTCGTGTTCGTCCTCATTCTCATACCGTGCCCAAGCCCCTTCTGCCTGTTGCGGGAACCATGATTATAGAACGCATTATAGAGACGTTTAACCGCACCCTGGATCGCGACATCACCGAGATTGTGTTTATTCTGGGGCCTGATTTCGGGGAAAATATCAAACAGCCGCTGCGCGAAATGAGTGCCCGCCACAAAGCGAAGCCCATTTTTGAAGTACAGGCCGAGGCTTTAGGAACCGCCCATGCCGTTGCCTGTGCAAGCGATCACCTGGATGGTGAGGTTATCATCGCCTTTGCAGATACTATTTTTGACAGCGAAGAACCCTTTGAGTTGGGTGATGCCGACAGTGTGATCTGGCTTAAGAAAGTTGAAGATCCATCCCGATTTGGAGTAGCCGTGTATGAAGGTGATACCATTACCGGGTTTGTGGAGAAGCCGAAAGAATTTATCTCTGACTTAGCCATTATCGGGGTGTATTATTTCAAGAGCGGTAAGGCCCTGAAAGAGAAAATCGATAAGGTTATCGGTGATGATATGCGCGGCCCGGGCGGAGAGTATTTCCTGACCGCAGCCCTTGATATGATGATTAAAGAAGGCAAAGTATTTAAAACAGCCACGGTTGATGAATGGCTGGATTGCGGAACGCTTCCGGCCTGGCTGGAAACTACAGGCATCATCACCGAAAAAGAATTTGACGGAGTAGATGAAAGTAAATATCCCGGATCAACCATTATTCCGCCGGTGTTTATTGGGGAAGATGTGCAAATTGAGAACAGCACCGTGGGTCCCAGGGTGAGCATTGAAGCCAACACGGTGATTAAGAACTCAAAAATTGAAAACACCATTATCCGGGATCATGCCACGCTGGAAGATGTAGAAACGGAAGGCTCAACGATAGGCGCCCATACGCATCTCAAGAATGTGAAGGGCAAAGTGGATGTGGGAGATCACAGTGCGCTGGATATGGAATAG
- the ruvA gene encoding Holliday junction branch migration protein RuvA — translation MIAFLKGYIEEKKDGVVVLDVQGVGYRVEISSITQEQLESAGSEVKLLTYHHITDSDERLFGFFSTDEKALFEKLITVKGVGPKLGLTILSGLPADQLIGAITGSDAATLSKVPGIGKKTAERIIVELKDKLAEYAVSAGVTPTGSKEAGVTGEAISALESLGFKKKESEQAVLKAIKNTGSDDPSVIIKKALASLNK, via the coding sequence ATGATCGCATTTTTAAAAGGGTACATCGAAGAAAAGAAAGACGGCGTTGTAGTGCTCGACGTTCAGGGCGTAGGCTACCGGGTTGAGATTTCCTCTATCACCCAGGAACAGCTGGAAAGCGCCGGCTCAGAAGTAAAATTACTAACCTACCATCATATCACTGACAGTGATGAGCGACTTTTTGGGTTCTTTTCAACCGATGAAAAAGCTCTTTTTGAAAAATTGATTACCGTGAAGGGGGTGGGACCAAAGCTTGGCTTAACGATCCTTTCAGGCCTTCCCGCCGATCAGCTTATTGGTGCAATTACCGGCTCCGATGCAGCCACCCTCTCCAAAGTGCCGGGAATTGGAAAGAAAACAGCCGAACGCATTATTGTGGAACTGAAAGACAAACTGGCTGAGTATGCTGTTTCAGCCGGAGTAACTCCAACCGGATCGAAAGAAGCAGGGGTAACCGGAGAAGCTATATCGGCCCTTGAATCATTGGGCTTCAAGAAAAAAGAATCCGAACAAGCGGTTCTCAAAGCCATCAAAAACACCGGCAGTGATGATCCTTCAGTAATCATTAAGAAAGCCCTTGCCAGCTTGAACAAATAG
- the ruvC gene encoding crossover junction endodeoxyribonuclease RuvC gives MPDIILGIDPGSRNTGYALLTEENGKLIALRCDVIRMADIDDHAERLQVIFDQVSGIIRSNQPTSCAVETPVYGVDPMAMLKLGRAQAAAMLAIKNSGREVTEYFPKVVKKSITGNGNASKEQVAFMLNKMVKLPDEKLSNDATDALAVAWCHLMKGQGIPGSAKKKTHQNNKKGDWASFVQDNPDRVKGL, from the coding sequence ATGCCTGATATAATCCTCGGTATTGATCCCGGCTCCCGAAACACTGGCTATGCGTTGTTGACGGAAGAAAACGGAAAACTGATCGCCTTGCGGTGTGATGTAATCCGAATGGCCGATATTGATGATCATGCCGAGCGATTACAGGTGATATTTGACCAGGTTTCCGGAATCATCCGGTCTAACCAGCCCACTTCCTGTGCGGTTGAAACCCCGGTTTATGGAGTTGATCCCATGGCGATGCTGAAGCTGGGAAGAGCCCAGGCGGCCGCCATGCTGGCCATTAAAAATTCCGGCCGGGAAGTAACCGAGTATTTCCCAAAAGTGGTGAAAAAATCGATTACCGGAAACGGAAACGCCAGCAAAGAGCAGGTGGCCTTTATGCTGAATAAAATGGTAAAGCTGCCGGATGAGAAACTATCCAATGATGCCACGGATGCTTTGGCTGTAGCCTGGTGTCATTTAATGAAAGGGCAGGGTATTCCCGGTTCAGCTAAAAAGAAAACGCATCAAAACAACAAAAAAGGGGATTGGGCCAGTTTTGTGCAGGATAACCCGGACCGGGTGAAAGGGCTTTAA
- a CDS encoding enoyl-ACP reductase FabI, which produces MSDGYGLLKGKKGIIFGALDDRSIAWRIALACKREGADFVLSNAPIALRLGALDKLGEETDAPIIPCDVTNDDEIEELMTKTKEHLGGVDFILHAIGMSPNVRKKKEYTDLNYNWYQQTLDVSAISLHRVLHHAEKSEILNDGGSVVALSYIGAQRIFSKYSDMNDAKALLESIARNYGSRLADRGIRVNTVSQAPTKTSAGTGIKGFDGMYTFAEKIAPMGNPSADECADYCVTLFSDLTRKVTMQNLYHDGGFVTAGISEEMIDDLAKLYSNDDE; this is translated from the coding sequence ATGAGTGACGGTTACGGACTACTAAAAGGAAAAAAAGGAATCATATTCGGAGCGCTGGACGATCGAAGCATCGCCTGGAGAATCGCCCTGGCCTGTAAACGAGAAGGAGCTGACTTCGTACTATCAAATGCCCCCATTGCATTACGGCTTGGTGCTTTGGATAAGCTCGGGGAAGAAACCGATGCCCCCATCATCCCCTGTGATGTAACCAACGATGATGAAATTGAAGAGCTGATGACCAAAACCAAAGAACACTTGGGCGGTGTTGATTTTATCCTGCATGCTATCGGGATGTCCCCCAATGTTCGCAAGAAAAAAGAATACACGGATCTAAATTATAATTGGTATCAGCAAACGCTGGATGTTTCAGCCATTTCGCTGCACCGGGTGCTGCACCACGCCGAGAAATCCGAGATTTTGAATGATGGCGGAAGTGTTGTGGCTCTTTCTTATATCGGGGCGCAGCGTATTTTCTCCAAGTATTCGGATATGAACGATGCTAAGGCACTGCTGGAAAGCATTGCCCGAAACTATGGCAGCCGACTGGCAGATCGCGGCATTCGTGTAAACACCGTTTCCCAAGCACCTACCAAAACTTCGGCCGGAACCGGCATTAAAGGATTTGACGGCATGTACACCTTTGCAGAGAAAATTGCTCCTATGGGGAATCCATCTGCCGATGAATGTGCCGATTACTGTGTGACTTTATTCTCAGACCTGACCCGCAAAGTAACCATGCAGAACCTGTACCATGACGGTGGTTTTGTGACCGCTGGTATTTCTGAGGAAATGATTGATGACCTCGCCAAGCTGTATTCAAACGACGACGAATAA
- the dinB gene encoding DNA polymerase IV: MSSEIPIRKIIHVDMDAFYAAVEQRDNPDLWGKPVIVGGSPSGRGVVATASYEARKFGVHSAMPASQAIRLCPHGIFVKANFDAYKKASRQIREIFFEYTDLVEPLSMDEAFLDVTENHKGIPSATLIAKEIKEKIYEVTKLTASAGVAHNKFLAKVASDINKPNGLTLITPDKAEAFLEELDIKQFFGVGKATQKKMHAVGIKTGADLKEWSEIDLVKAFGKSGRFYYRIVRGIDHREVKPHRVRKSYGKERTFSEDIDSLEWIHNFLDELAQTISEGMKKINAAGKTITLKVRYKNFDTITRSYSLPHYTNRYTDITEVVRKLLEETEVGSRPVRLLGITLSNLNLNEKTVYEQLELSL, translated from the coding sequence ATGAGCTCTGAAATTCCCATCCGCAAGATTATCCATGTTGATATGGATGCTTTTTATGCCGCCGTTGAGCAGCGGGACAATCCCGATTTGTGGGGGAAGCCGGTGATTGTGGGAGGCTCACCCAGCGGGCGCGGAGTTGTAGCTACCGCCAGTTATGAAGCCCGGAAATTTGGTGTTCACTCGGCAATGCCCGCTTCTCAGGCAATCCGACTTTGTCCGCACGGTATTTTTGTAAAAGCTAATTTTGACGCCTACAAAAAAGCCTCCCGGCAAATCCGCGAAATCTTCTTTGAATACACCGATTTAGTGGAACCCCTTTCTATGGATGAAGCCTTTCTGGATGTAACCGAAAACCACAAGGGGATTCCCTCAGCCACATTAATTGCTAAAGAGATTAAGGAAAAGATCTATGAAGTCACCAAATTAACAGCTTCGGCGGGGGTGGCACATAATAAGTTTCTGGCCAAAGTCGCCTCCGACATCAACAAGCCAAACGGACTTACCTTAATTACTCCTGATAAAGCTGAAGCTTTTCTGGAAGAGCTGGATATCAAACAGTTTTTTGGAGTGGGTAAGGCGACACAGAAAAAAATGCATGCCGTGGGTATTAAGACCGGGGCTGACTTAAAAGAGTGGAGTGAAATTGATCTGGTTAAAGCTTTCGGAAAATCCGGACGGTTCTATTACCGGATTGTTCGGGGGATTGATCATCGTGAGGTAAAGCCACATCGCGTTCGAAAATCGTATGGCAAGGAGCGAACCTTTTCTGAAGATATCGACAGCCTGGAGTGGATTCATAATTTCCTGGACGAGCTGGCGCAAACCATCTCTGAGGGGATGAAGAAGATAAATGCTGCCGGAAAGACCATCACTCTTAAAGTCCGCTATAAAAATTTTGATACCATTACCCGGAGTTATTCACTGCCACATTATACCAATCGTTATACCGACATCACCGAAGTAGTGCGAAAGCTGCTGGAGGAAACCGAAGTGGGAAGTCGACCGGTGCGTTTGCTGGGTATCACGTTGTCAAATTTAAACCTGAATGAGAAAACCGTGTACGAGCAATTGGAGCTTTCTTTGTAG
- a CDS encoding peptide chain release factor 3, whose product MSTATAESNIIKEAKKRRTFAIISHPDAGKTTLTEKLLLYGGALHEAGSIRARKATRHAASDWMSIEQERGISVTSSVLRFEKEGIKYNLLDTPGHKDFSEDTLRTLVAADSGLMVIDVAKGVEEQTEKLFEVCKLREVPVITFVNKCDRPGMEPLEILSNIENKLGIEAVPASWPMGYGQKFQGIYDVIEKKVHMYQKTEHGAKKAVTEVLDLEDAIEASSMSSVEKEAFEEEVMLIDDMYENMDREAYATGKVTPVFFGSALHNFGLDVFLNYFHQLAPHPQQYKTPDGVARDLNDGFSGFIFKMQANMNPDHRDCAAFIRVASGRFERGQQVTIAGNGKKVKMSTPHTLMGDDRQLLEDAYPGDIVSIFNPGSFRIGTTIFEKNEVKFDVIPLFTPEHFQKVATKDPFKRKQLREGLKQLSEEGVVHVFEVPNGVGNELLLGTVGVLQFEVVEHRMLTEYGVELIKTPVSYHCARWLPNDRDDVIEKLEASYSTHVTKDMEENPIVLFDSQYALSQGEEKVGKENLFKFKQG is encoded by the coding sequence ATGAGCACGGCCACAGCCGAATCAAACATCATCAAAGAGGCGAAAAAGCGACGAACCTTCGCCATTATATCCCACCCGGATGCAGGTAAAACCACCCTCACTGAAAAGCTGTTGCTGTATGGTGGAGCGCTGCACGAGGCGGGATCTATCCGTGCGAGAAAAGCTACCCGGCACGCCGCTTCCGACTGGATGTCGATAGAGCAGGAGCGTGGTATCTCAGTAACATCATCCGTACTCCGGTTTGAGAAAGAAGGCATCAAATACAACCTGCTGGATACACCGGGTCACAAAGATTTTTCTGAAGATACGCTCCGAACTTTGGTAGCTGCCGACTCCGGCCTGATGGTGATTGACGTAGCCAAAGGCGTGGAGGAGCAAACCGAGAAATTATTTGAAGTATGTAAGCTTCGGGAAGTGCCGGTAATCACCTTTGTGAATAAATGTGACCGCCCCGGGATGGAGCCATTGGAAATTCTCAGCAACATCGAGAATAAGCTGGGGATTGAAGCCGTGCCAGCCAGCTGGCCTATGGGCTACGGACAGAAATTCCAGGGCATCTATGATGTGATTGAGAAGAAAGTACACATGTATCAAAAGACGGAACACGGAGCCAAAAAGGCCGTCACGGAAGTTCTTGATCTGGAAGATGCTATTGAAGCTTCGTCCATGTCGAGCGTGGAAAAGGAAGCCTTCGAAGAAGAGGTGATGCTGATTGACGACATGTACGAAAACATGGATCGGGAAGCTTATGCAACCGGTAAAGTAACGCCGGTATTTTTTGGATCGGCCCTGCACAACTTCGGGCTGGATGTGTTTCTTAACTACTTCCATCAGCTTGCCCCGCACCCACAGCAATACAAAACACCCGACGGTGTGGCCCGTGATTTAAACGACGGCTTCTCCGGCTTCATCTTTAAGATGCAAGCCAACATGAATCCAGATCACCGCGACTGCGCCGCTTTTATCCGTGTGGCTTCCGGTAGATTCGAGCGCGGACAGCAGGTAACCATCGCCGGAAACGGCAAGAAAGTGAAGATGTCGACCCCCCATACTTTGATGGGCGATGACCGCCAGCTGCTGGAAGATGCTTATCCCGGTGATATCGTATCTATTTTCAACCCCGGTTCATTCCGTATCGGAACTACTATTTTTGAAAAGAATGAAGTTAAGTTTGATGTAATCCCCCTCTTTACCCCGGAGCATTTTCAGAAAGTAGCCACTAAAGATCCTTTCAAGCGAAAACAGCTTAGAGAAGGTCTGAAACAGCTTTCTGAAGAAGGGGTGGTTCACGTCTTTGAAGTGCCAAACGGAGTAGGAAATGAGCTGCTGCTGGGAACAGTGGGTGTACTTCAATTTGAAGTGGTAGAACACCGCATGCTGACTGAATATGGGGTTGAGCTCATCAAAACCCCGGTATCCTATCACTGTGCCCGCTGGTTGCCCAACGACCGGGATGATGTGATTGAAAAACTGGAAGCCAGTTACTCCACCCACGTCACGAAAGACATGGAAGAAAACCCTATTGTACTGTTCGATTCTCAGTATGCCCTTTCACAAGGCGAAGAAAAGGTCGGCAAAGAAAACCTATTCAAGTTCAAACAAGGATAA
- a CDS encoding glycoside hydrolase family 13 protein → MKKICSLFLFLFLLSILAQAQTPQEIQIVDPPFWWVEMPVNELQLQLYGEELGHYRASVEYPGVEITAQYAVDSPNYLFLYFDISEDARAGTMPITLTRDGKSITLNYELKTRESQEGRHQGFDASDVIYLMMPDRFANGDPSNDSVEGLLEAADRSNPERRQGGDIQGVMDHLDYIKDLGMTAIWFTPIIENDMAAEYGAYHGYAATDLYRVDRRYGSNEEYKKLVEEAHQKDMKVIMDMIHNHIGDRHWWMDDLPTSDWVHDIEEYGTTNFRGAVASDPYASEYDSDKLMNGWFVKEMPDLNQKNELLADYLIQNTIWWIEYSGIDGIRMDTYVYPDQQYMARWAKEVLEAYPNFNIVGESWVNTVPAEAYWQYDEPGVDDGYDSNLPSVTDFQIANAIRQAFNEDFGWLNGLSKLYYVLSQDFVYADPMLNVNFLDNHDMGRIYETVGKDEDYFKMAYAFLMTTRGIPQVYYGTELMMGHENRGGDDEAWRQTMPGGWPDDDRSVFTEKGRTDKENEILDWISELTTWRKDAAAIHEGRLVHFVPENNTYVYFRVHEKQTVMVVMNANEEPYTFNRTRFAEILNGFEHGVNVVSGEKIDVSGDFEVSGKTTGVWELR, encoded by the coding sequence ATGAAGAAAATTTGTTCCCTTTTTCTGTTCCTGTTCCTTTTATCAATACTTGCTCAGGCTCAGACTCCACAAGAAATTCAGATTGTTGACCCGCCTTTCTGGTGGGTAGAAATGCCGGTTAATGAACTCCAGCTTCAGCTGTACGGAGAGGAGCTGGGTCACTACCGCGCATCCGTTGAATATCCCGGCGTGGAAATTACCGCTCAGTATGCTGTTGATTCTCCTAATTACCTCTTCCTCTATTTTGATATTTCGGAGGATGCCAGAGCCGGAACCATGCCCATCACTTTAACCCGGGATGGGAAAAGCATCACCTTGAACTACGAACTGAAAACCCGGGAGTCTCAGGAAGGTCGCCACCAGGGCTTTGATGCCTCCGATGTTATTTACCTGATGATGCCCGACCGCTTTGCCAATGGAGATCCATCTAATGACAGCGTAGAAGGACTGCTGGAAGCAGCCGACCGATCTAACCCCGAACGTAGGCAGGGCGGGGATATTCAGGGGGTGATGGATCACCTGGATTACATCAAAGATTTAGGGATGACCGCCATTTGGTTCACGCCAATTATCGAAAATGATATGGCTGCCGAATACGGGGCTTATCACGGTTATGCCGCCACCGACTTGTACCGGGTTGACCGCCGTTATGGAAGCAACGAGGAGTATAAAAAGCTGGTGGAAGAAGCTCACCAAAAAGACATGAAAGTGATCATGGATATGATTCACAACCACATTGGCGACCGGCACTGGTGGATGGATGATTTGCCGACTTCCGACTGGGTACATGATATCGAAGAATACGGAACTACGAATTTTCGGGGAGCCGTGGCCTCCGACCCTTATGCCTCGGAATACGACTCTGACAAACTGATGAATGGATGGTTTGTGAAGGAAATGCCCGACCTGAATCAGAAGAATGAGTTGCTGGCTGATTACCTGATTCAAAACACCATCTGGTGGATTGAGTACTCCGGAATCGATGGCATCCGCATGGATACCTACGTGTATCCCGACCAGCAGTATATGGCGCGCTGGGCGAAAGAAGTGCTGGAAGCCTATCCCAATTTTAACATTGTGGGAGAATCATGGGTGAACACCGTTCCTGCTGAAGCCTACTGGCAATACGATGAGCCCGGTGTGGATGATGGCTATGATTCAAACCTTCCCAGCGTAACCGATTTCCAAATTGCCAATGCCATCCGTCAGGCCTTTAATGAAGACTTTGGATGGCTGAACGGACTAAGCAAATTGTATTACGTGCTGTCTCAGGATTTTGTGTATGCCGACCCCATGCTGAACGTAAACTTCCTGGATAACCACGATATGGGCCGCATTTACGAAACGGTGGGGAAAGATGAGGACTATTTCAAAATGGCCTATGCTTTTTTGATGACCACACGGGGAATTCCACAGGTTTACTATGGCACAGAACTGATGATGGGGCACGAAAACAGGGGTGGTGATGATGAGGCCTGGCGACAAACCATGCCCGGCGGCTGGCCCGATGACGACCGCAGCGTATTTACCGAAAAAGGCCGAACCGACAAGGAGAATGAGATCCTGGATTGGATCAGTGAACTAACCACCTGGCGAAAAGATGCTGCAGCCATTCATGAAGGGCGGCTTGTTCATTTTGTGCCCGAAAATAATACCTACGTCTATTTCCGGGTTCACGAAAAGCAAACCGTGATGGTGGTCATGAATGCCAATGAAGAGCCTTATACTTTTAACCGCACTCGCTTTGCCGAAATTCTAAATGGTTTTGAACATGGTGTAAATGTGGTTTCAGGAGAAAAAATAGACGTTTCCGGTGATTTCGAAGTGTCAGGTAAAACAACCGGTGTTTGGGAGCTGAGATAA